Proteins encoded by one window of Meiothermus sp. CFH 77666:
- a CDS encoding antitoxin Xre/MbcA/ParS toxin-binding domain-containing protein, whose translation MAALVVDPTLEPLSVFGLNPASAEEGILQFKHGLPVAGWTALVETLGVAEKALAEAVQIPPSTLARRKKAGRFTPEESERLLRVARLVALARHVFQSEAGLARWFQQPNRALGGASPLEYASTPIGAEEVERVLERILDGGPA comes from the coding sequence ATGGCTGCCCTAGTTGTGGATCCCACCCTGGAGCCCCTCTCGGTCTTTGGCCTGAACCCGGCCAGCGCCGAGGAGGGCATCCTTCAGTTCAAGCACGGCCTGCCTGTAGCCGGTTGGACAGCTCTGGTCGAAACCCTGGGTGTCGCCGAGAAGGCGCTGGCCGAGGCGGTGCAAATTCCCCCCAGCACCCTGGCCCGCCGAAAAAAGGCCGGGCGGTTCACCCCCGAGGAGAGCGAACGCCTGCTGCGTGTGGCCCGCCTGGTAGCCCTGGCCCGGCACGTCTTCCAGAGCGAGGCTGGCCTAGCCCGCTGGTTCCAGCAGCCCAACCGGGCCTTGGGCGGGGCCAGCCCCCTCGAGTACGCCAGCACCCCCATCGGGGCCGAGGAGGTCGAGCGCGTGCTGGAGCGCATCCTCGACGGAGGCCCGGCTTAA
- a CDS encoding helicase-related protein, protein MPRATLSSSLKDNHSRGSVGDFLREKIRPGSEMAVVSAFFTIYAYEALRAQLDSISSMRFLFGEPNFVRTLDPSKQHAPNVRIEQDTLELEQQLKQSRVARLCADWIKDKVEVRSIKKPGFVHGKVYQIKHGDYQEAILGSSNFTVQGLGLGKRNNIELNIEVTDRRDRDDLRDWFEELWNNPELVEDVKRQVLEHLERLYTPTSPQFVYYKTLYHLFGQQKAELGTELKQRQRLNESEIWKTLFEFQRHGAEAAIRKLLTHGGCILADSVGLGKTYTALAVIKYFENLNDRVLVLTPKKLRENWTVYQAQNNSPLNRFLKDRFAYTVLSHTDLSRESGLVGDINLQTLNWGNYDLVVIDESHNFRNNNRGRRGPDGQVIRKSRYERLLEDIINSGVPTKVLLLSATPVNTDLSDLRNQLLLISGGKDGAFAETLGVSSLKDVLAVAQREFNQWAELKQRNPEELLERLSAAFFSLLDGLTLARSRRHIQTYYAHEMARLGGFPERQKPEAIYAKIDTENIFPEYNDVHDDIDKYQLALFNPFNYVLEDFRPQYDRDGVANFTQANRERYLIGMMKVNFLKRLESSVHSFALTLERTCTKISELIGKLEAFKARQQNGELESVQLEAEDDEELQEALQVGKQIKYDLRHLDVERWLKDLQADFEQLNDLLGVARMVTPERDAKLAKLRGLLEAKIQNPTRNKLGQPNRKTLVFTAFADTAQYLYRQLEPWARAQGVHIGLVVGSGDNRATLGPNDFNAILTNFAPRAKQRERLSDFPKDQEIDILIATDCISEGQNLQDCDYLVNYDIHWNPVRIIQRFGRIDRIGSPNQRIQMVNFWPTDDLNAYLNLKNRVEARMALVDLTATAQDNPLTPDQIRTDLSYRDQQLLRLRDEVLDLEDLEGGVTLADFSLDDFRMDLSNFLDAHREALEQAPLGLFGLVNQEGAAKPGIIFCLRQTGPAVEAGLNPLTPYFLVYVRSDGSVRYTYAQAKQTLELYRALCADKHRADQTLHDYFDKLTNNLENLEHQTSLLRAALDSIRSTFQRKTAQELFSGRGATVPKLEAQVTEDTPFELITWLVILDNHNQMV, encoded by the coding sequence ATGCCTCGAGCGACCCTTTCATCTAGCTTGAAGGATAACCATTCCAGAGGCTCGGTAGGTGATTTTCTGCGCGAGAAAATTCGTCCAGGGTCGGAGATGGCGGTGGTGTCGGCCTTTTTTACCATCTATGCCTACGAAGCGCTCCGGGCTCAGCTCGACTCCATATCCAGCATGAGGTTCTTGTTCGGCGAGCCAAATTTCGTTCGCACCCTTGACCCCAGCAAGCAACACGCTCCCAACGTTCGCATCGAGCAGGATACCCTCGAGTTAGAGCAACAGCTCAAGCAGAGCCGGGTGGCCCGCCTATGCGCCGATTGGATCAAGGACAAGGTCGAGGTTCGCTCCATCAAAAAACCTGGCTTTGTGCATGGGAAGGTCTATCAGATCAAACACGGCGACTACCAGGAGGCCATCCTGGGCAGCAGTAACTTTACCGTTCAGGGGCTGGGGCTGGGCAAACGCAACAACATCGAGCTGAACATAGAGGTTACCGACCGCCGCGACCGCGACGACCTTCGTGATTGGTTCGAGGAATTGTGGAACAACCCGGAGCTGGTAGAGGATGTCAAGCGGCAGGTGCTCGAGCACCTCGAGCGCCTCTACACCCCCACCTCTCCCCAGTTTGTCTACTACAAAACCCTGTACCATCTGTTTGGCCAACAAAAAGCCGAACTGGGAACAGAGCTAAAGCAACGCCAGCGCCTGAACGAGAGCGAAATCTGGAAAACCCTGTTCGAGTTCCAGCGCCACGGGGCCGAGGCGGCCATCCGCAAGCTGCTCACCCACGGGGGCTGCATCCTGGCCGACAGCGTAGGGCTGGGCAAAACCTACACCGCATTGGCGGTCATCAAGTATTTTGAAAACCTCAACGACCGGGTGCTGGTGCTCACCCCCAAAAAGCTGCGGGAAAACTGGACCGTCTACCAGGCCCAGAACAACAGTCCGCTCAACCGGTTCTTGAAAGACCGCTTTGCCTACACGGTGCTATCCCACACCGACCTGTCCAGAGAGAGTGGTCTGGTGGGGGACATCAACCTCCAGACGCTCAACTGGGGCAACTACGACCTGGTGGTGATTGACGAAAGCCACAACTTTCGCAACAACAACCGGGGGCGACGTGGCCCGGACGGGCAGGTGATCCGCAAGAGCCGCTACGAGCGGTTGCTGGAGGACATCATCAACTCGGGCGTGCCCACCAAGGTCTTGCTGCTCTCGGCCACCCCGGTCAATACCGACCTCTCCGACCTGCGCAACCAGCTCCTGCTGATCTCGGGTGGAAAAGACGGGGCTTTTGCCGAGACCCTGGGGGTCTCGAGCCTCAAGGATGTGCTGGCGGTAGCGCAGCGGGAGTTTAATCAGTGGGCCGAGCTAAAGCAGCGCAACCCGGAAGAACTGCTCGAGCGCCTCAGCGCAGCGTTTTTCTCACTGCTCGACGGCCTGACCCTGGCCCGCTCGCGCAGGCACATCCAGACCTACTACGCCCACGAGATGGCCCGACTGGGCGGGTTCCCCGAGCGGCAAAAGCCGGAAGCCATTTATGCCAAGATAGATACCGAGAACATTTTCCCCGAATACAACGATGTGCATGATGACATAGACAAATACCAACTGGCCCTGTTTAACCCCTTCAACTACGTGCTCGAGGACTTCCGCCCGCAGTACGACCGCGACGGCGTGGCCAACTTCACCCAGGCCAACCGCGAGCGCTACCTGATCGGGATGATGAAGGTCAACTTCCTCAAGCGCCTGGAGAGCAGCGTGCATTCCTTCGCCCTGACCCTGGAGCGCACCTGTACTAAGATCAGCGAGCTCATCGGCAAACTCGAGGCTTTCAAAGCCCGCCAGCAAAACGGCGAGCTGGAGTCCGTGCAACTGGAGGCCGAGGACGACGAGGAACTGCAAGAAGCCCTTCAGGTGGGCAAGCAGATCAAGTACGACCTGCGCCACCTCGACGTGGAGCGTTGGCTGAAAGACCTGCAGGCCGACTTCGAACAGCTCAACGACCTGCTGGGGGTAGCCCGCATGGTCACACCCGAACGGGATGCCAAGCTGGCCAAGTTGCGCGGGTTGCTCGAGGCCAAGATACAGAACCCCACCCGCAACAAACTAGGCCAGCCCAACCGCAAAACCCTGGTCTTCACCGCCTTTGCCGACACCGCCCAGTACCTCTACCGGCAGCTCGAGCCCTGGGCACGGGCGCAGGGGGTGCACATCGGGCTGGTGGTGGGTAGCGGCGACAACCGGGCCACCCTGGGGCCAAACGACTTCAACGCCATCCTGACCAACTTCGCCCCCCGCGCCAAGCAGCGCGAGCGCCTGAGTGACTTTCCCAAGGATCAGGAAATTGACATTCTGATCGCCACAGACTGCATTTCCGAAGGGCAGAACCTCCAGGACTGCGACTATCTGGTGAACTACGACATCCACTGGAACCCAGTGCGGATCATCCAGCGCTTTGGGCGCATAGACCGCATCGGCAGCCCCAATCAGCGCATCCAGATGGTCAACTTCTGGCCCACCGACGACCTGAATGCCTACCTGAACCTCAAGAACCGGGTAGAGGCCCGCATGGCCCTGGTAGACCTCACCGCCACCGCCCAGGACAACCCCCTGACCCCGGATCAGATTCGCACCGACCTCTCCTACCGCGACCAGCAACTCCTGCGCCTGCGGGACGAGGTGCTCGACCTTGAAGACCTCGAGGGCGGCGTGACCCTGGCCGACTTCAGCCTGGACGACTTTCGCATGGATTTGAGCAATTTCCTGGATGCCCACCGCGAAGCCCTCGAGCAGGCCCCCCTGGGGCTGTTTGGGCTGGTAAACCAGGAGGGCGCGGCCAAGCCCGGGATTATTTTCTGCTTGCGCCAGACCGGCCCGGCGGTGGAGGCTGGCCTGAACCCACTTACTCCGTATTTTCTGGTGTACGTGCGCTCGGACGGCTCGGTGCGCTATACCTATGCCCAGGCCAAGCAGACCCTTGAGCTATACCGTGCCCTCTGCGCCGATAAACACCGCGCCGATCAGACCTTACACGACTACTTTGACAAGCTCACCAACAACCTGGAAAATCTGGAACATCAAACCTCTTTGCTCCGTGCCGCCCTGGACAGCATCCGCTCCACCTTCCAGCGCAAGACCGCCCAGGAACTGTTCTCAGGGCGTGGGGCTACCGTGCCCAAACTCGAGGCGCAGGTGACGGAGGACACTCCCTTCGAGCTAATTACCTGGCTGGTGATTCTGGATAACCATAACCAAATGGTATAA
- a CDS encoding TaqI-like C-terminal specificity domain-containing protein, with protein sequence MSQELREHLTIALQDFAKQPLEPAARSLWRVLGYQSSRTAPLHSLDDLPDSERLAELKAHTRQFRFLFQLTTDEIRLTHQPSLGLEGGRYENQIIESYVFVALELNEPQYTRGNLAEFTRRLNRAFPMPVMVLFKYGEFLTLAAVERRVNKRDEGKDVIERNKVTLIKDIRFQQPHRAHLDILVGLALPSLSASKAITHFVELDRAWRKQLDTQELNKRFYQELANWFYWASEHPEVSFPDVAKESQPVEKRRKLQMQLIRLITRLIFVWFLREKGLVPNDLFEPSKLQHLLKAFKKDDPQDSTYYQAILQNLFFATLNQPMRRDDPQKPKARRFVEDGGFLENRNEYGVNGFRYKSAFANPDAALELFDTIPFMNGGLFECLDVYADKQLGIEERRIDGFSREPKNRARVPNELFFAQEQLADLNSYYGTRGKRYRVRGLIELLERYKFTVTENTPIEEEVALDPELLGKVFENLLAAYNPETEETARRETGSFYTPRDVVDFMVDESLLVYLHEKLSSGQPAQVAGSGAQAPILYPPEGLISPQGNPSQDDHLKARLRRLLDYQSEPPPFSEEEKRRIIEAIDECKIIDPACGSGAFPLGALQKLVHILEQLDPHGQLWREQQEANLRREIERDPVVQALKLDLTTIQQINLEAARNQAQRAILEELNTRIRTLQEAFDPYLTYPDYARKLYLIENCIYGVDIQPIAVQIAKLRCFIALIVDQKHNDQRENRGILPLPNLETKFVAANSLFPLEQPGMWPTEVYKKEAELKHIRHQHFLARSYAKKKALRQRDAQIRAEIAQILEHSGFASDEARRMAQFDPYNQNDYARFFDPHWMFSLECGFDIVIGNPPYIRQEKITADKPIYEKVYSDVFTGTADLYVYFFRLGLKLLRQGGVLCYICSNKYFRSAYGARLRHYLSRHTRIQLLIDFGDAPVFTAITSPSIILTQNAQPNGNVMRVLSWNPQDNIADFRPTFQEKHFPMPQSSLADDGWRIERPETLALLEKLRKAGTPLGEYVGGRFYRGILTGLNEAFVVDRATRDRLIAEHKSSAEVLKPFLRGRDVKRWRIQNPDLWLIFTRRGIDIDKYPAIKKHLSKYKDRLTPGIPGGRKPGSYKWYEIQDNIAYWKEFEQPKILWQELAVYQAFAWDESGIYSNNKTFFIPDAKKWMLALFNSKVMYFLFTQLVQQKENGGFFMQGIYLEKLPIPKPTPQAEALVTRLVDYILLAARAELREVVAALEQVVDALVFELYLPEELHRAGRFPLKVLSEVRWPDKPSLQELRALVQQLWQPEHPVRKLVCSLESIPEVRLIQQSAAKNNTARPTPEDPDAEE encoded by the coding sequence ATGAGCCAGGAACTGCGCGAGCATCTCACCATTGCCCTGCAAGATTTTGCCAAGCAACCCCTCGAGCCCGCCGCACGCTCCCTCTGGCGCGTACTGGGCTACCAGAGCAGCCGCACCGCACCCCTCCACTCGCTGGACGACCTCCCCGATTCCGAGCGTCTGGCCGAGCTAAAGGCCCACACCCGCCAGTTCCGCTTTCTGTTCCAGCTCACCACCGACGAAATTCGCCTAACCCACCAGCCTTCGCTGGGTTTGGAGGGCGGGCGCTACGAGAACCAGATTATCGAGTCGTATGTGTTTGTGGCCCTCGAGCTCAACGAGCCGCAGTACACCCGTGGCAACCTGGCCGAGTTCACCCGCAGGCTCAACCGGGCCTTCCCCATGCCGGTGATGGTGCTCTTCAAGTACGGCGAGTTTCTTACCCTTGCAGCCGTAGAGCGGCGAGTCAACAAGCGGGACGAAGGCAAAGATGTAATCGAGCGCAACAAGGTCACGCTCATCAAAGACATCCGCTTTCAGCAGCCCCACCGCGCCCACCTGGATATTCTGGTGGGTCTGGCCCTGCCCAGCCTGAGCGCCAGCAAGGCCATCACGCACTTCGTGGAACTCGACCGGGCCTGGCGCAAGCAGCTCGACACCCAGGAGCTCAACAAGCGCTTTTACCAGGAGCTGGCCAACTGGTTCTACTGGGCCAGCGAGCACCCTGAGGTCAGCTTCCCGGACGTGGCAAAGGAGTCGCAGCCCGTCGAGAAAAGGCGCAAGCTGCAAATGCAGCTCATCCGGCTGATTACCCGCCTGATCTTCGTCTGGTTCCTGCGCGAAAAGGGCCTGGTTCCCAACGACCTGTTCGAGCCGAGCAAGCTGCAACACCTTCTCAAAGCGTTCAAAAAAGACGACCCCCAGGACAGCACCTACTACCAGGCCATCCTGCAAAACCTCTTTTTTGCCACCCTCAACCAACCCATGCGCCGCGACGACCCTCAAAAGCCCAAGGCCAGAAGGTTCGTCGAGGACGGAGGCTTTTTAGAGAACCGCAACGAATACGGGGTGAACGGTTTCCGCTATAAATCTGCCTTTGCAAACCCCGACGCTGCCCTCGAGCTTTTCGACACCATCCCCTTCATGAACGGTGGCCTGTTCGAGTGTCTGGACGTTTACGCCGACAAGCAACTCGGGATTGAAGAGCGCCGGATAGATGGTTTTTCCCGAGAGCCGAAGAACCGCGCCCGGGTTCCCAACGAGCTCTTCTTTGCCCAGGAGCAGCTTGCCGACCTCAACAGCTACTACGGCACCAGGGGCAAGCGCTACCGCGTGCGGGGCCTGATTGAGCTGCTGGAGCGCTACAAGTTCACCGTCACCGAGAATACCCCCATCGAGGAAGAGGTGGCCCTGGATCCCGAACTGTTGGGCAAGGTGTTCGAGAACCTGCTGGCCGCCTACAACCCCGAAACCGAGGAGACCGCCCGCCGCGAGACCGGCTCGTTCTACACCCCCCGCGACGTGGTGGACTTCATGGTAGACGAGAGCCTGCTGGTCTACCTGCACGAAAAGCTGAGCAGCGGCCAGCCCGCCCAGGTGGCCGGTAGCGGCGCCCAGGCCCCCATCCTGTACCCCCCGGAGGGGCTCATCTCACCCCAGGGCAACCCCAGCCAGGACGACCATCTCAAGGCCCGCCTGCGCCGCCTGCTGGACTACCAGAGCGAGCCCCCGCCTTTCTCGGAGGAAGAAAAGCGGCGGATTATCGAGGCCATAGACGAGTGCAAAATCATAGACCCAGCCTGTGGCTCGGGGGCCTTTCCGCTGGGGGCGCTGCAAAAGCTGGTGCACATCCTCGAGCAGCTCGACCCCCATGGCCAGCTCTGGCGCGAGCAGCAGGAAGCCAACCTGCGGCGCGAAATTGAGCGCGACCCCGTGGTGCAGGCCCTAAAGCTCGACCTGACCACCATCCAGCAAATCAACCTCGAGGCCGCCCGCAACCAGGCCCAACGGGCAATCCTGGAAGAGCTCAACACCCGCATCCGCACCCTCCAGGAAGCCTTCGACCCCTACCTCACCTACCCCGACTACGCCCGCAAGCTCTACCTGATCGAAAACTGCATCTACGGCGTGGACATCCAGCCCATCGCGGTGCAGATTGCCAAGCTGCGCTGCTTTATTGCCCTAATCGTAGACCAGAAGCACAACGACCAGCGCGAAAACCGGGGCATTTTGCCGCTGCCCAACCTCGAGACCAAGTTCGTGGCCGCCAACTCGCTCTTCCCCCTGGAACAACCCGGCATGTGGCCTACCGAGGTCTACAAGAAGGAAGCCGAGCTCAAGCACATTCGCCACCAGCACTTTTTGGCCCGCAGCTACGCGAAGAAAAAAGCCCTGCGCCAGCGCGACGCGCAAATCCGGGCCGAAATTGCCCAAATCCTCGAGCACAGCGGCTTTGCCAGCGACGAAGCCCGCCGCATGGCCCAGTTCGACCCCTACAACCAGAACGACTACGCCCGCTTCTTCGACCCGCACTGGATGTTCAGCTTGGAGTGCGGCTTCGACATTGTCATTGGCAACCCCCCCTACATCCGCCAGGAGAAAATCACGGCCGACAAGCCCATCTACGAAAAAGTTTACTCCGACGTATTCACCGGCACCGCCGACCTCTACGTGTACTTCTTCCGCCTGGGCCTGAAGCTCTTGCGCCAGGGCGGGGTGCTCTGCTACATCTGCTCCAACAAATACTTCCGCAGCGCCTACGGGGCCAGGCTGCGCCACTACCTCTCGCGCCATACCCGCATCCAGCTTCTGATTGACTTTGGCGATGCCCCGGTCTTTACCGCCATTACTTCGCCCAGCATTATCCTGACGCAAAACGCCCAGCCCAACGGCAACGTTATGCGCGTGCTGAGCTGGAACCCCCAGGATAACATTGCCGACTTCCGCCCCACCTTCCAGGAAAAGCACTTCCCCATGCCCCAGTCCAGCCTGGCAGACGACGGCTGGCGCATCGAACGCCCCGAAACCCTGGCCCTGCTGGAAAAGCTCCGCAAAGCGGGCACCCCCCTGGGCGAGTACGTGGGGGGCCGGTTTTACCGGGGCATCCTAACCGGCCTGAACGAAGCCTTTGTGGTAGACCGCGCCACCCGCGACCGCCTGATTGCCGAGCACAAAAGCAGCGCCGAGGTACTCAAGCCCTTCCTGCGCGGGCGGGACGTAAAGCGCTGGCGCATCCAGAACCCGGATTTGTGGCTTATTTTTACGCGCCGGGGCATTGACATAGACAAATATCCGGCCATCAAAAAGCACCTCTCAAAGTACAAAGACCGCCTCACTCCCGGCATTCCAGGAGGGCGCAAACCAGGTTCGTACAAGTGGTACGAAATCCAGGACAACATCGCCTACTGGAAAGAGTTCGAGCAGCCGAAGATTCTCTGGCAGGAGCTGGCTGTATACCAAGCTTTTGCATGGGATGAAAGCGGTATTTACTCAAATAACAAGACTTTTTTCATCCCTGATGCAAAAAAATGGATGCTTGCGTTGTTCAACTCCAAGGTGATGTACTTTTTGTTCACTCAACTCGTACAGCAGAAAGAAAACGGTGGGTTTTTCATGCAGGGTATATATCTGGAGAAACTTCCCATCCCCAAACCCACCCCCCAGGCCGAGGCGCTGGTTACGCGGCTGGTGGACTACATTTTGCTGGCGGCCCGTGCGGAGCTCCGAGAAGTGGTGGCGGCATTGGAGCAGGTGGTGGATGCGCTGGTGTTTGAGCTGTACCTGCCCGAGGAGCTGCACAGGGCGGGGCGGTTTCCGCTAAAGGTGCTTTCGGAGGTGCGCTGGCCGGACAAGCCCAGCCTACAGGAGCTGCGGGCGCTGGTGCAGCAGCTCTGGCAACCCGAGCACCCGGTGCGCAAGCTGGTCTGTTCCCTGGAAAGCATCCCCGAGGTGCGCCTGATTCAGCAGTCCGCCGCCAAAAACAACACCGCCCGCCCCACTCCAGAAGACCCGGATGCCGAGGAGTAG
- a CDS encoding GIY-YIG nuclease family protein encodes MHHPFATPDSSSATPPRNDSVSPRQPTQSHHPWKNESVKTYWVYILASHKRVLYVGMTSNIARRMYEHRHKLTGGFTARYNVNQLVYFEQTNQVEEAIRREKQIKGWRRGKKLELIRTFNPTWRDLSEALLEEQGQPRA; translated from the coding sequence ATGCACCACCCCTTTGCCACACCAGATTCCTCGTCGGCAACGCCTCCTCGGAATGACAGCGTTTCACCCAGACAACCCACACAATCCCATCACCCGTGGAAAAATGAAAGCGTGAAAACTTATTGGGTCTACATTCTGGCAAGCCATAAGCGCGTGCTATACGTGGGCATGACCAGCAATATAGCAAGGCGAATGTATGAGCATCGCCACAAGCTAACCGGGGGGTTTACCGCCCGCTACAACGTGAATCAACTGGTCTACTTCGAACAAACCAATCAGGTCGAAGAAGCCATCCGACGCGAAAAGCAGATCAAGGGCTGGCGGCGCGGGAAGAAGCTCGAGCTAATCCGCACCTTCAACCCAACATGGCGCGATTTGTCCGAAGCATTGCTTGAGGAGCAGGGCCAACCCAGGGCGTAA